In Micromonospora ferruginea, the sequence CGAGCTGACCATGGTGTGGCACCGGCGGGGCAGCCGCTCCTGGCGGGTGCTCGCCGGCCGGGGCGCGATCGGCGCCGCGCTCGCCGGGCCGCTGGTGGCCGCGCTGCTGGGCGTCGCGCTCGCGGTCTGGCTGCACCGCTCGCTGACCGTCACCATCGCCATCGTCGGCGCCTCCGTGCTGGTCGGCCTCGCCGTCGGGCCGCTCGCCGACGTGCTCTTCGAGCACCTGGACCGCTCCTACGTGCGGGGCAGCCGGGAGCTGGAGATGTGGGCGACCTGGCGGGGCCGCCCGGTGCGGCTGCTCAGCACCGGCGACGCGCTGCGCTTCGGCCAGATCTACCGGGCGGTGCAGCGGGCCATCGAGCACGCGCCCGCCGCCGCGCCGGCTCAGAACGTGATCGGCTCGTCGGGCAGCAGGCCCAGCCCGCGCAGCAGGCCGTAGGTGTCCTGCTCGCCCCAGAACTGCACGATCCGGCCGCCGGCCAGCCGGTACATCTTGCACGCGCTCTGCACCGTGGTCGCCCCGGTCGCGTCCCGCCGGTAGGTCTGCGCCATCGACACCACCACCCGGTCGCCGGCCGCGAAGATCTCCCGGATCTCCTGGTCGAGCACGGTCAACCCGGGCGAGGAGACGGCCGCCTCCGGATAGCGCCGGCCGCGTACCGCCGTGCCGGAGCCGTAGATCTCCACGTCCTCGTCGACCACCTCGGCCAACTCGGCCAGGTCCTTCGTGACGAAGGTCCGCAGGTAGCGCCGGACCACCTCCACGTTGCGCGCCTGCTCGTCCCCGCCGGTCATGCCGGCCACGTTACCGACAGGTTCCGCGCGCGCACGCCGAGTGGGTACGCTGATTTATGACCCTCTATTACCGGGACGACGCGGTACAGGTCACCTCCCGGGCCATCCACGCCGGTGGACAGGTCGTACCGCTGGCCGACGTCACCTTCGTCTGGCACGCGCGGGGACGGACCACGGCGGCGGTCCGGGGTCGGGTGCTGGGTCGGGGCGTGCTGGTCCTGCTGCTGTCGCTGCCGCCGCTGGTGGCGCTGGTCTGCGTGCTCTCGCTGGCCTGGACGGCGCAGGACCGGGGCGACTGGAAACTGGCCCTGGTCATCGTGGCCGCGTTCGTGGTGGTCGGCCTGGCGCTCACCCCGTTCCTGGAGGTGCCGCTCGGCTGGCTGGACCGCTCCTACGAGCGCGGCAACCGGGTGCACGAGCTGTGGGTGCAGGTCCACGGGCGGGAGACGATGCTGGTCCGCACGCCCGACGCGCTACGGTTCGGGCAGATCTACCGGGCCGTGCAACGCGCCGTCGAACAACAGGGGGACCGACGATGACCCACCGTCGCGGCGAGGCCGTCGCGCTCGCCGGGCTGCTCGCCGCCGCGGGCGTCACCCATCTCGTCCGCCCCGGCTTCTACGACCCGATCGTGCCGCGCGTCCTGCCCGGGCCGGCCCGCTTCTGGACGTACGCCTCCGGGGTCGCGGAGTTGGCCGTGGCGGCGGCGGTGGCGCACCCGGCGACCCGCCGGCGCGGTGGC encodes:
- a CDS encoding DUF6232 family protein — translated: MTLYYRDDAVQVTSRAIHAGGQVVPLADVTFVWHARGRTTAAVRGRVLGRGVLVLLLSLPPLVALVCVLSLAWTAQDRGDWKLALVIVAAFVVVGLALTPFLEVPLGWLDRSYERGNRVHELWVQVHGRETMLVRTPDALRFGQIYRAVQRAVEQQGDRR
- a CDS encoding nuclear transport factor 2 family protein — encoded protein: MTGGDEQARNVEVVRRYLRTFVTKDLAELAEVVDEDVEIYGSGTAVRGRRYPEAAVSSPGLTVLDQEIREIFAAGDRVVVSMAQTYRRDATGATTVQSACKMYRLAGGRIVQFWGEQDTYGLLRGLGLLPDEPITF
- a CDS encoding DoxX family protein, with product MTHRRGEAVALAGLLAAAGVTHLVRPGFYDPIVPRVLPGPARFWTYASGVAELAVAAAVAHPATRRRGGLAAAALFTAVLPANAQMAWDWRRRRPAKRAIAYGRVPMQAPLIWWALRVARS
- a CDS encoding DUF6232 family protein encodes the protein MTTYYDDRSVRVTSAALRVDDRSYPLAELTMVWHRRGSRSWRVLAGRGAIGAALAGPLVAALLGVALAVWLHRSLTVTIAIVGASVLVGLAVGPLADVLFEHLDRSYVRGSRELEMWATWRGRPVRLLSTGDALRFGQIYRAVQRAIEHAPAAAPAQNVIGSSGSRPSPRSRP